The following proteins come from a genomic window of Maylandia zebra isolate NMK-2024a linkage group LG22, Mzebra_GT3a, whole genome shotgun sequence:
- the LOC143412306 gene encoding uncharacterized protein LOC143412306 isoform X1: MSSIIDEDPELSMNVKYSKGEDRGERLEGLVLLHENVDSCTDRQVHVSTQDGEIKAQKKLPAVKRSRFRAVEVKLVVLYLLILAGITTRYILVSLEKEQLKDEMEEKCPDRWTRFGSSCYFKSTEAKHWQESRRACQDKGADLVMINSKEEQVGVFVHVCVIFDGADSELQSSSYCELKPHIDDKYTCANIQTHKQSSTFIPSETQQLETMEENKGEKIEGELTCKNEFQPLTVS; encoded by the exons ATGTCTTCCATCATTGATGAGGATCCAGAGTTGAGCATGAATGTGAAATACAGCAAAGGAGAGGACAGAGGAGAGAGACTGGAGGGACTGGTCCTCCTCCATGAGAATGTGGACTCCTGCACAGACCGTCAGGTCCATGTTTCAACACAGGACGGAG AAATAAAAGCCCAGAAGAAGCTTCCAGCTGTGAAAAGAAGCCGTTTCAGAGCTGTTGAAGTGAAGCTGGTGGTTCTGTATCTGCTGATTCTGGCTGGAATCACAACACGCT ATATTTTGGTGAGTTTGGAAAAAGAGCAGCTGAAGGACGAGATGGAAG AGAAGTGTCCTGATCGATGGACGAGATTTGGAAGCAGCTGTTACTTTAAATCCACTGAGGCAAAGCACTGGCAAGAGAGCAGGAGAGCCTGTCAGGATAAAGGAGCTGATCTGGTGATGATAAACAGCAAAGAGGAACAGGTGGGTGTGTTTGTTCATGTCTGTGTGATCTTTGATGGAGCTGACAGTGAGTTACAAAGTTCTTCATACTGTGAATTAAAGCCACACATTGATGATAAGTatacatgtgcaaacatacagacacataaacaaagcagcacattcATTCCATCAGAAACACAACAGTTAGAAACTATGGAGGAAAATAAAGGGGAAAAGATTGAGGGAGAGCTAACCTGTAAAAATGAGTTTCAGCCGTTGACAGTCAGCTGA